In Daucus carota subsp. sativus chromosome 4, DH1 v3.0, whole genome shotgun sequence, one DNA window encodes the following:
- the LOC108215717 gene encoding probable sugar phosphate/phosphate translocator At3g11320 — protein sequence MKGNGQWFTIGLVSAWYTSNIGVLLLNKYLLSNYGFKYPIFLTMCHMTACSLLSYVAIVWMKMVPLQTIRSRPQFLKISALSLVFCGSVVSGNVSLRYLPVSFTQAIGSTTPFFTAVFAYMMTKNREAWLTYAALIPVVTGVVIASGGEPSFHLFGFIMCVGATAARALKSVLQGILLTSEGEKLNSMNLLLYMAPVAVMFLLPATLLMEHNVVGITVALARNDVKIIWYLLFNSALAYCVNLTNFLVTKHTSALTLQVLGNAKGAVAVVVSILIFRNPVSVTGMMGYFLTVIGVILYSEAKKRSK from the exons ATGAAAGGCAATGGGCAGTGGTTCACGATAGGGTTAGTGTCAGCTTGGTACACATCAAACATAGGTGTATTATTACTCAACAAGTACTTGTTAAGTAATTATGGATTTAAGTACCCTATATTTCTTACAATGTGTCATATGACTGCTTGTTCTTTATTGAGTTATGTTGCAATTGTTTGGATGAAGATGGTTCCCTTGCAAACTATTAGGTCTAGACCTCAGTTTTTAAAGATCTCAGCTTTGAGTTTGGTGTTTTGTGGCTCTGTGGTTAGTGGTAATGTTTCACTTAGGTATCTTCCGGTCTCCTTTACGCAGGCTATTGGCTCCACAACGCCCTTTTTTACTGCTGTGTTTGCGTATATGATGACTAAGAATAGAGAGGCTTGGTTGACTTATGCCGCCTTGATCCCGGTTGTTACGGGTGTTGTCATTGCTAGCGGG GGTGAACCGAGTTTCCATTTATTTGGTTTTATAATGTGTGTTGGTGCTACTGCGGCGAGGGCTTTAAAGTCGGTGCTTCAAGGGATTTTGCTGACCTCAGAAGG GGAAAAGCTGAACTCTATGAACCTTCTACTTTACATGGCACCTGTTGCTGTAATGTTCTTACTGCCTGCGACATTACTAATGGAGCATAATGTTGTCGGCATCACAGTTGCTCTTGCAAGAAATGATGTCAAGATAATTTGGTATCTGCTCTTTAATTCTGCCTTGGCATATTGTGTGAACTTGACCAACTTCTTGGTGACTAAGCACACCAGTGCTTTGACTCTCCAG GTATTGGGGAATGCAAAAGGGGCCGTTGCTGTGGTGGTTTCAATTTTGATATTCAGGAATCCTGTCTCCGTAACAGGGATGATGGGATACTTTCTTACAGTTATTGGTGTTATTCTGTACAGTGAAGCCAAAAAGAGGAGCAAATAG
- the LOC108217119 gene encoding SKP1-like protein 21, translated as MDKVLAHDYELVSFKSSHYDDIVHVDNVFDEYPQLKLGNSLEAAKCTVWLQSAEGDMIELESELCWLSPILSHFFNCGVGFSRSNPICLPPKVAAEGMKLLRDYFQFFNQPNQSDEECDLFFDKFLKKDTPTLLKLGHAANYLQVEGAMDTICDALAQNIGSNSGDVKKKFMNYFEKCAKEQVLEPQKNLNGDSRIRLSNKLLAKQKKELKGLHDVKKGEGKDQAHKHEESSIDDLVSFINRGDGDSKGTGTLKQKKKKNRNKGKEKLKTSFDSVIPSSVALATKNVTDNGEEDIHDSAFANHSGTTTDSLKLLGTQIESSSVEGDTDDDRFGY; from the exons ATGGATAAGGTTTTAGCACATGACTATGAGCTGGTCTCATTTAAGAGTAGTCATTATGATGATATTGTTCATGTTGATAATGTGTTTGATGAATATCCACAACTAAAACTAGGTAATTCGTTGGAG GCTGCCAAGTGCACGGTATGGCTTCAAAGTGCTGAGGGAGACATGATAGAATTAGAATCTGAGCTTTGCTGGTTATCCCCCATATTATCCCATTTCTTTAATTGTGGAGTTGGGTTTTCAAGGAGCAACCCCATTTGTCTACCTCCAAAGGTTGCAGCAGAGGGAATGAAATTGTTACGAGATTACTTTCAATTCTTTAATCAACCTAATCAATCTGACGAG GAGTGCGAtttgttttttgataaatttctgaaaaaggaCACACCGACTCTCCTAAAGTTGGGTCATGCTGCCAATTATCTTCAAGTGGAAGGAGCAATGGATACAATCTGTGATGCACTTGCTCAAAACATTGGTAGCAACTCAGGGGATGTGAAGaaaaaattcatgaattattttgagaagtgtgcaaag GAACAAGTGCTCGAGCCTCAGAAAAATTTGAATGGTGATTCGCGTATTAGACTTTCAAATAAACTGTTGGCAAAACAAAAGAAAGAGCTCAAAGGCCTACATGATGTGAAG AAAGGGGAGGGAAAAGACCAAGCTCATAAGCATGAAGAAAGTTCAATTGATGACCTCGTTTCTTTTATTAACCGGGGAGATGGAG ATTCCAAGGGGACTGGAACTTTgaagcaaaagaagaaaaagaaccgTAACAAAGGGAAGGAGAAATTGAAAACTTCTTTTGACAGTGTCATTCCTTCATCTGTAGCATTGGCTACAAAAAATGTCACTGACAATGGTGAAGAG GACATACATGATTCTGCTTTTGCAAACCATAGTGGTACAACTACCGATTCATTAAAACTATTGGGCACTCAAATTGAGAGCTCTAGTGTTGAGGGTGACACTGATGATGATAGGTTTGGCTATTAA